Proteins from a single region of Fundulus heteroclitus isolate FHET01 chromosome 12, MU-UCD_Fhet_4.1, whole genome shotgun sequence:
- the LOC118564854 gene encoding nuclear factor 7, brain-like, protein MAERALVESYLNCHVCSETFRDPVSLSCNHSFCSSCLQKFWEKAGNKNCPICKRSSKKNPSINFSLKELADSFSKRQNEASSEMENKKEKKVVCEKHSEVPYWFCEDEQRAVCPVCEFSLHQSHKVVPVEQAVSELKEQLRSDLKSLQDKRNTQEEVKTEYDEMIEHSKKQLLSTERRIRAEFNKLHQFLREEEESRLAALREEEEQKGKTISREMKRIQEQISSLSDSISAVEEDLQKDNVSFLSSYKATQSRARGQRSLSDPQLVSGALIDVAKHLGNLSFRVWEKMKDKVHFSPVILDPNTANGFLYLSDDLTSVRRGDTEQQLPDNPERNTKYRNVFGSEGFSSGKHSWEVEVGDHPDWLIGYVKESVERKGETSASPKSGVWCVAHRDRKYTNGDGQTLPVKKNLQKIRVQLDYDRGEVSFYDPEDMSHIYTHRDTFTEKLFPFFNVGEAADAKTSDLKICQTEISV, encoded by the coding sequence ATGGCTGAGAGAGCTCTTGTTGAAAGTTACCTGAACTGCCATGTGTGTTCAGAGACTTTCAGAGAtcctgtgtctctgagctgcaacCACAGCTTCTGTTCAAGCTGCCTGCAGAAATTCTGGGAAAAAGCTGGAAACAAGAACTGTCCCATCTGTAAAAGATCATCGAagaaaaatccatccatcaactTCTCCCTCAAAGAACTTGCTGATTCGTTTTCTAAGAGGCAGAATGAAGCTTCATCTGAGATGGAAAAtaagaaagagaagaaggtGGTGTGTGAGAAACACTCAGAGGTTCCTTATTGGTTCTGTGAAGACGAGCAGAGAgctgtgtgtcctgtctgtgaGTTTTCTCTCCACCAGAGTCACAAAGTGGTTCCTGTAGAACAAGCAGTCAGTGAGCTGAAGGAGCAGCTGAGATCTGACTTGAAGTCTCTGCAGGACAAGAGGAACACACAAGAAGAAGTGAAGACAGAATACGATGAGATGATTGAACACTCCAAGAAGCAGCTGTTGTCCACAGAGAGACGGATCAGAGCAGAGTTCAACAAGCTCCACCAGTTcctgagagaggaagaggagtccaGACTGGCAGctctgagggaggaagaggagcagaaggggAAGACTATCAGCAGAGAGATGAAGAGGATCCAGGAGCAGATCTCCTCTCTGTCAGACAGCATCTCTGCTGTTGAAGAAGACCTGCAGAAAGACAACGTGTCGTTCCTCAGCAGTTATAAAGCCACTCAGAGCagagccagaggtcagaggtcactgtCAGATCCACAGCTGGtctcaggagctctgatagaTGTGGCCAAACACCTGGGCAACCTGTCCTTCAGAGTCTGGGAGAAGATGAAGGACAAGGTCCACTTCAGTCCTGTCATTCTGGACCCAAACACTGCAAATGGATTTCTCTACCTGTCTGATGATCTGACCAGTGTGAGACGTGGAgacacagagcagcagcttcctgataatCCAGAGAGAAACACTAAGTATAGGAATGTTTTTGGTTCTGAAGGCTTCAGCTCAGGGAAACACAGctgggaggtggaggtgggagACCATCCTGACTGGCTCATTGGTTATGTTAAAGAGTCAGTTGAGAGGAAGGGAGAGACATCTGCTTCACCAAAATCTGGAGTCTGGTGTGTAGCTCATCGTGATAGAAAATACACTAATGGTGATGGTCAAACTCTCCCAGTGAAGAAGAATCTCCAGAAGATCAGAGTCCAGCTGGACTATGACAGGGGGGAGGTGTCCTTCTACGACCCTGAAGACATGTCTCACATCTACACTCACAGAGACACTTTCACTGAGAAACTCTTCCCTTTTTTCAATGTTGGAGAAGCTGCTGATGCCAAAACTTCTGATCTCAAA